GTGCAGGGCGATGCCACCGACCGCACCGGGACGGTCCTCGTGCCGCACCAGTTGCTGGACTGGCTGGAACCGGGCATGTGGCTACGGGTGGAGGCGAGCGGAACGTGCGGTTCGGTGCTGGTAGCCGGTGAACCGGTCACCGATCCGGAACTGCTCGCCCAGCTGACCCTCGACTGTCACGAAACCGCCGTGGTGGTGCGCTGATGTTGCACGTCGTCGGCGACCGCTGTTTCGAGCCGCTCTTCCGGGCGGCTCGATTCCGTGCCTTCCATCTGGAGGTTCGAGACCACTACGTGATGGAGGACGAGCAGGAAGCCTTGCGCCGCTTCGATGCCGGAGTAGCGTACGAGCGAGAGGAACAGCCCGAGTCGTGGAAAGCCTGGGACGCTCTGATGGTCGAGTCAGCCACGCGCGGGGTCACGCTCGAGCGGCTGCGCGTCGTGACCGTCCCGCACACCGGCTACACCCGATGGCTGGTGTCGGCGACCGACGACAACATCGCCACCGGCGAGACCGTGCGCTGGCTGCCGCGGCATCTGATCGACCCACTCGATCTGCCCTCCGACGATTACTGGCTGTTCGACACGAACCTCCTCGCCTTCAACACCTTCGCGGAGAACGGGGCGTTCATGGGGCTGTCGATCACCACCGACCCGGCGCTGATCGCCCGCTACCTGCAGGTGCGGGAACGACTGTGGCCCAAGGGCATCGATCATCAACGATATTCCGAGAGTGAGCACGTACCCGAGTGAACGGTGTGTCGGACGCACGCGAGGTGCTGGGCGCGCGCCTGCGTGAACTACGTCGTGCCGCCCACCTGACCGGCCTGGAGCTGGCCGCGAGATGCGGCTGGCATTCCAGCAAGGTGTCGCGGATCGAGGGCGGCAAGCAGACGCCTTCGGAGGCGGATCTCGCCGCGTGGTGCGAGGCGTGCGGCAATACCGCCGTGCTGGACGATTTGGTCGCCAACGCGCGCAATCTGCAGTCTATGTACCTGGAATGGCAGCGCACCGTCGCCTCCGGGCACGCGCGCAGGCAACGGCAGTCGATCGATCTGGAGGCGCAGACCACGCAGATCCGCTGGTACGCCCCGGACACCTTGCCGGGACTGCTGCAAACCGAGGGCTACGCGCGCGCGATCCTGACCGCCTGCATCGCGGTCACCGGTGGACGCGACGACCTGGAGGACGCGGTGGCCGCGCGCATGGCCCGCAAGCAAGTGCTCTTCCGGGCCAAGCACCGGTTCCATTTCGTGGTCAACCAGGCCGCGCTGTGGCGCACGGTCGGCGACGCCGCCACCATGGCCGAACAACTCGCGCACCTGCTGGCCGTGATGGCCAACCCCAGGGTGCGGCTGGGCATCATCCCGATTTGCGCCGACTACCGCGCCCCCGCGACGAACTTCGTCATCTACGACCGCGCGCAGGTGCTCACCGAGACGGTCTCGGCCGAGCTCACCATCACGCGTCCGTCGGAAATCGCTCTGCACGAGCGGACCTTCGCGATCCTCGCCGACCAAGCCGAGTACGGCGATCGCGCCCGCGCGCTGATCGCTAAGGCGCTGGAACGCCGCCGCGGCAGCTGAGTGCACGCGACGGCGCGACGGCGATGCCGCCACTGTCGTCCAGCGGCGGCACCGCCGCCTCGGGGTCAGCGCACGAAGGTCGCCGCCTGGCCGGCGAGGTCGAGCAGCGGCTGTGGGAAGACGCCGAGCGCGAAGGTCACCGCCGCGGTGATCGCCACGATCGTTGTCGTCACCGGCGGGGACACCAGCACCGGAGCGTCGGCGGGCGGGTCGGTGAAGAACATCAGCACGATGACCCGCAGATAGAAGAACGCCGCGACGGCGCTGCAGATCACGCCGATGACGACCAGCGGTGCCGCACCGCCGGAGGCGGCGGCCTCGAAGACGGCGAACTTGCTGACGAAGCCGCTGGTGAGCGGCAGTCCGGCGAAAGAGAGCAGGAACAGCGCGAAAACCGTGGCCAGCCAAGGGGAGCGGCGGCCGAGCCCGGCCCATCGCGGCAGGCCGGTCGCTTCGTCGCCGTCCGGTTCGCGGACCAGGCTGACCACCGCGAACGCGCCGAGCGTGCCGATACCGTAGGCGGCCAGATAGAACAGCACCGCCGCGACACCGCGGTCGTTGGCCGCCACCGGACCGGTGAGCAGGAAACCGGCGTGCGCCACCGAGGAATACGCGAGCATTCGTTTGACGTCGGTCTGCGTGATCGCCATGACCGCGCCGACGGCCATGGTGGCGATCGCGACGGCCGCGAGGATGGGCCGCCAGTCGTCGCGCAGGCCGGGCACCGCGACCTGGAGCACGCGCACCAGCGCGCCGACCGCCGCGATCTTGGTGGCTGCTGCCATAAAAGCGGTGATCGCGGTCGGAGCGCCCTGGTAAACGTCGGGCACCCAGGACTGGAACGGCACCGCGCCGATCTTGAACAGCAGGCCGACCGCGAGCATCGCGATCCCGAGCACCGCCAGCGTCGCGTTGTCCGGATGCTGCGCGATCGCGTCGGCGATGCCGCCGAGCCGCACCGTACCCGCCTGGCCGTACAGCAGCGCGACGCCGTAGAGGAAGAACGCCGAGGAGAACGCGCCGAGCAGGAAGTATTTCAGCGCCGCTTCCTGGGACAGCAACCGCTTGCGCCGGGCCAGTCCGCACAGCAGGTACAGCGGAAGCGACAGCACTTCGAGGGCGACGAACATGGTCAGCAGGTCGTTGGACGCCGGGAACAGCAGCAGGCCGCCGACGGCGAGCAGCGTCAGCGGGAACACCTCGGTGGTCGCCACGCCCGCGCGCAGCGCCGCCGCTTCGGCCGCGCTGCCTGGTACCGCCGATGCCTGCGGCGTGAACGCGTCCACGCCCCGTTCCCGAACAGCGGCGGCGCGGCTCCAGGTTCCCGGACCCGACCGCGCCTGCGTACGGGGCTCGGCTCCGCGCTCGGCGATGAACAACACTCCCAGGATCGATACGACAAGGATGGTGCCTTGCAGGAACAGCGTCACACCGTCGATCGCGACCGCACCGGCGACGGCGGCGGTCTCGGTGCCCGCCAACGCCACCACGGCGATCAACGCCGCCGCCAGCCCGGCCACGCTCAGCACCAAGTGGGTGGCATAGCGGTAGCGCCGGGCGACGAACGCTTCGGCCAGGACGCCGAGGACGGCGGCGCCGAACACGATGAGCATCGGGGACAGGGCGCCGTATTCGATGCTCGGCGCGGGGACGCTCGCGGCGAGCGTCGTAGCGGAGGCCGGGACGTTCACTTGTGGGCACCTCCGGACTGGTGGGCCGATCCCGCTTCCGGCAGTGGTGGTGTCGAGGGCGCGGGATCGTTGCGGCCGATGGTGGTGAGCGTCTGGCTCACCGCGGGATTGATGAAGTCGGTCAGGACCTTCGGATAGATGCCGAGGAACAGCAGCGCGACGATCAGCGGCACCACCACGGCGACTTCGCGCGGCGCGAGATCATAGATGCGCTCGTTGCCCTTCTTCACCGGCCCGGTCATCATCTGCTGGTAGAGCCACAGAATGTAGAGAGCCGCGAGCACCAGCGCGCTGGCGGCGACCACGGCAGCGAACTGGTAGCGGGTGAATGTCCCGATCAGCACCAGGAATTCACTGACGAAGGGGGCGAGCCCCGGCAGCGACAGCGTCGCCAGACCGGCGATGAAGAAGGTGCCTGCCAGCACGGGAGCCACCTTCTGCACGCCACCGTACTCGGCGATGAGCCGGGTACCGCGCCGCGAGACCAGGAATCCGGCCACCAGGAACAGCGCGGCGGTGGAGATGCCGTGGTTGACCATGTACAGCGTCGCGCCGGTTTGGCCCTGGCTGGTCATGGCGAAGACGCCGAGGATGATGAAGCCGAAGTGGGAGATCGAGGTGTAGGCGATCAGGCGCATCACGTCGGTCTGCCCGATGGCCAGCAGGGCGCCGTACACGATGCCGATCACCGCGAGCGTGATCACCAGCGGCGCATAGGTGTCCGACGCGCCGGGGAAAAGGAGCAGGCAGTAGCGCAGCATGCCGAAGGTGCCCACTTTGTCGACCACCGCCATCATCAGCACGGCGCTGGACGGCGTCGCCGCGACGGCGGCGTCGGGCAGCCAGGTGTGCAGCGGCCACAGCGGGGCCTTGACCGCGAAGGCGAACATGAAGCCGAGGAACAGGGCATTGAGCACCGCGGGCCCGGCGCCGAGCTGCCCGGTGTTGGCGGCGGCGACCACCGTGCGGAAATCGAACGTGCCCGCGGATCCCTCGCCCAGCCCTTCGCGCGCGGTGAGGACGTACAACCCGATCACCGCCGCCAGCATGATCAACCCGCCGAACAAGTTGTAGAGCAGGAATTTCACCGCCGCACGGGAACGCTGCCTGCGCAGCAGGGCATCCCCGGTGCGCGGCCCGAACCCGCCGATGAGGAAGTACATCGGGATGAGCATCGCCTCGAAGAACACGTAGAACAGCAAGATGTCCAGGGCGACGAAGGAGACCAGCACCATCGCCTCGACGAGCAGAGTGAGCGCGACGTAGGTGTGGGCCACCCGTTTGCCGCTGCCGACTTCGCGTTCGTCGTGCCAGCCCGCCAGGATCAGCAGGGGCACCAGCGCCGCGGTCAGCAGCACCAGGACCAGCGCGATGCCGTCGAGGCCGAGGGTGTAGCCGGCGCCGAACGCCGGAATCCATTGGTGGGATTCGACGAACTGGTATTGGCCTCCGGCGGTATCGAACCGCACGGCCAGCCCGATGCCGATACCCAGGACGAGCACCGAGAAGCCCAGTGCCACGGCTCGAGCGAGGGTGCGCTGCGCGGCAGGCAGTACCAGTACGATCGCCGCACCGACGACCGGGGCCAGCCACAGCGTCGTCAACCAGGGGAACTCGTTCACCACAACCTCACCGCCAGCAGGGCGGCAGCCACCAGGGCCGCGCCGGTGAACATGGACAGGGCGTAGGAGCGCACGAATCCGGACTGCACGCGCCGGGCCCGTGCGGACAACCCGCCGATCAGTGCCGCGGTGCCGTTGACGACGCCGTCGATGCCGCGGTTGTCGAGGAAGACCAGCGCCCGGGTCAGATGCCGGCCGGGCCGCATGAACGCGGCTTCGTTGACCGCGTCGCCGTAGAGGTCGCGGCGCGCGGCCACGGTCAGCGCGGACACGGTTTCGGGCGCGGTCTCGGGGATGTCGCGTTGTGCGTACTGCGAGTAGGCGACCGCGACGCCGACGGCGACCACGCCGAGCGCGAGTACTGTGACCAGCGCCGCGGGGACGGTCTCGGTGCCGTGGTGGGCGCCGACGACCGGTTCGAGCCAATTCTGCAGCGAGGAGCCGAACACGAACACCGCTCCGGCCCCGACCGAGCCGAGGGCGAGCAGGATCATCGGGCCGGTCATCACCGCGGGAGACTCGTGCGGGTGGGTGTCCGGTTTCCAGCGGCGCTCGCCGAAGAACGTCATCAGCATCACCCGCGTCATGTAGAACGCGGTCAGGCCCGCGCCGAGCAACGCCGCCGAGCCGAGCGCGATCCCGTTCACCCCGCCTTGGTTGAACGCCGCTTCGATGATCCGGTCCTTGGAGAAGAATCCGGCGAACGGCGGCACCCCGATGATGGCCAGGTAGCCGAGACCGAAGGTGACGTAGGTGATCGGCAGCAGGGTGCGCAGTCCGCCGTAGCGGCGCATGTCGGTTTCGTCGTCCATCGCGTGCATGACCGAACCGGCGCCGAGGAACAGCCCGGCCTTGAAGAACCCGTGGGTGAGCAGGTGCATGATGGCGACGGCGTATCCGGCGGGGCCGAGTCCGGCGGCCAGCACCATGTAGCCGATCTGGCTCATCGTGGAGGCGGCCAGCGCCTTCTTGATGTCGTCCTTGGCGCAGCCGATGATCGCGCCGAACAGCAGGGTGACCGCGCCTACCAGCACCACGCCGAGGCGCGCGTTCGGCGCGAGGTCGAAGATCGCGTGGGAGCGCGCGATCAGGTACACGCCCGCGGTGACCATGGTGGCCGCGTGGATGAGCGCCGACACGGGGGTGGGGCCCTCCATCGCGTCACCGAGCCAGGACTGCAGCGGGACCTGGGCGGACTTGCCACAGGCGGCCAGCAGCAGCAACAGGCCGATCGCGGTGAGCGTGCCCTCGCTCGCGGCGGGCGCGGCGCCGAACACGACGCCGAAGTCGATCGACCCGAACGTCGCGAACATCACCATCATCGCGATGGCCAAGCCCATGTCACCGACCCGGTTGACCACGAACGCCTTCTTCGCCGCCGTTGCCGCCGAGGGCTTCTCGTGCCAGAACCCGATGAGCAGGTAGGAGGCGAGGCCGACGCCCTCCCAGCCGAGGTAGAGCACGAGGTAGTTGTTCGCCAGGACCAGCAGCAGCATCGCCGCGAGGAAGAGATTCAGGTAGGCGAAGAACCTTCGTCGCGCCGGATCGTGGCTCATGTAGCCGATCGAGTAGACGTGGATGAGCGAACCCACGCCGGTGATCAGCAGCGCGAAGCACATCGACAGCTGGTCCACTTGCAGCGAGAAGTCGACCTGCAGGCCGGCCACCGGGACCCAGCTGAACAGGTTCTGGTGCATCGCGCGGTCGGCGGTGTCGCGGCCGAGCATGTCGGCGAACCCGAGCACGGCGACCGCGAACGAGGCCAGCGCGATCGCGGTGCCGAGCAGATGACCCCACTTGTCGGCGTAGCGTCCGGTCAGCAGCAGGACGACAGCGCCCGCCAGGGGGAGGGCGGGCAGCAGCCACAGCGTTGCGGTGTCCACGTCAGAACTTCAGCAGGTTGGCGTCGTCGACCGAGGTCGAGCGGCGGGCGCGGAAGATGGTCATGATGATGGCCAGGCCGACGACCACCTCGGCCGCGGCGACCACCATCGTGAAGAACGCGAACACCTGCCCGTCGAGGTCGTCGTGCATCCGGGCGAAGGTGACGAACGCGAGGTTCACCGCGTTGAGCATCAGCTCGATGCACATGAACACCACGATGGCGTTGCGCCGCAGCAGCACTCCGGCCGCGCCGATGGTGAACAGCAGGGCGGACAGGAACAGGTAGTTCTCGGGATTCACCGGTTGCCTTCCTCGTCGCTGGGGTTGTCGGTCCCGTCCGATGCGGGCGTGGTGCCGACCGAGATCACGGCCGCTTCGGTGAGCGCCCTGGTGCGGCGGTGCCGCAGGATGGTGCTGACCGACAGTTCCTCGAACGACCCGTCGGGCAGCCGCGCGGGGATGTCCACCGCGTTGTGCCTGGCGTAGACGCCGGGGGTGGGCAGGGGAGTCGCGCGGTGTCCCTTCTCGCGGAACCGGCGGCGCGACAGTTCGCGCTGATCGGTGCGTGGTCCGAAGTGCTCGCGGTGGGCCAGCACCATGGCGCCGATGGTGGCGGTGATCAGCAGGGCGCCGGTGAGTTCGAAGGCCCACACGTAGCGCAGGAAGATCAGCTCGGCCAGTTCGGCGATCACGTCGCGACCGGGGAACCCGGTGGCGGGGAACGTGATCGCGGACTCCCGCACGCCGTGGGCGATGCCGCCGCTGAGCAGCAGCCCGAAGCCGAGGCCCACCGCGGCCGCGGCGAGCCGCTGGCCGCGGATGGTCTCCTTCAGCGATTCGGCGGAGTCGACACCGACGAGCATCAGCACGAACAGGAACAGCATCATCACCGCGCCGGTGTAGACCACGATCTGCACCACGCCGAGGAACAGCGCGTCCTGGGCGATGTAGAACGCGGCCAGCGCGATCATCGTGGCGGCCAGGCACAGCGCGGAATGCACCGCCTTGGGGGCGAACACCATGCCGAGCGCGCCGAGCACGGCCAGCGGGGCGAGGATCCAGAATTGGACGGTCTCGCCGGTGGAGGCGCGGGTCAACGGCTCCGCGGCCAGGATCAGTTCGGTCACCGTGTCGCTCCTTCCACGCCTGTGGTGGCGGGTCGCCGGGGCGCATCGGTCGCCGTGGCTCCGTTGGTGGCCGGCGCGGCGCCGGGCACCCGGCCGAGGTAGTAGTCCGCCTCGTCGGCGCCGGGGTGCATGGCGTGCGGCGGCGCGGTCATCCCGGGCTGCAGCGGGGCGAGCAACCGGTCCTTCTCGTAGATGAGATCGGCTCGGTTGTCGTCGGTCATCTCGTAGTCGTTGGTCATCGTCAGCGCCCGGGTGGGGCAGGCCTCGATGCACAAGCCGCAGCCGATGCAGCGCAGGTAGTTGATCTGATAGACCCGCCCGTATCGCTCACCGGGGGAGAACCGTTCGGTCTCGGTGTTGTCGGCGCCTTCGACGTAGATCGCGTCCGCCGGGCAGGCCCACGCGCACAGTTCGCAGCCGATGCACTTCTCCAGGCCGTCGGGATGGCGGTTGAGCTGGTGCCTGCCGTGGTAGCGCGGCGCGGTCGGCGTCTTCTGTTCGGGATAGAACTCGGTGTTGGGCTTCTTGAACATGGTCGCGGCGGTGACCGCGAACCCGGACAGCGGCTCGAACAGGCCCGCTTTGGCGCGGGTGGCGTCGCGCGCGTGCGCGTCGGCGGGCAGCGGCGGCACCGGGAAACCGAGGAAGACCGTCGAATCGGTGGCATCCGCGGCGGCGGGTTCCTCGACCGGTGGCGGGGTCGCCCCGGCCCGGCCTGCCCGCAGGAACTGCAACACCAGCAGGCCGGTGACCAGCACGCCGCCGATCACGAGGATCGGGGTCTGCACCGGATAGCCCTCAGCTTGCAGCACCCGCGCGGTGGCCACCACCATGACCCATGCCAGCGAGGTCGGGATCAGCAGTTTCCAGCCCAGGTTCATGAATTGGTCGTAGCGCAGCCGGGGCAGGGTGCCGCGCAGCCAGATGAACACGAACAGGAACGTCCAGACTTTGGCGGTGAACCACAGCACCGGCCACCACCCGGAGTTCGCGCCGTCCCACATGTTCAGCGGCCACGGCGCCCGCCAGCCACCCAGGAACAAGGTGGTGGCCAGCGCGGACACGGTGCCCATGTTGACGTATTCGGCCAGCATGAACATGGCGAACTTGAGCGAGGAGTACTCGGTGTGGAAGCCGCCGACCAGCTCGCCCTCGGCCTCGGGCAGATCGAACGGCGCCCGGTTGGTCTCGCCGACCATCGAGACGCAGTAGATCAGGAACGACGGCAGCAGCAGGAACACATACCAGGTGCCTTCCTGCGCGGACACGATGCCGGAGGTGGCCATGGTGCCCCCGAGCAGGAACACCGTCGCGAAGCACAGCGCCATGGCGATCTCGTAGGAGATGACCTGCGCGGTGGAGCGCAACCCGCCCAGCAGCGGATAGGTGGATCCCGACGACCAGCCGGCCAGCACGATGCCGTAGACGCCGATGGAGGTGATCGCGAGGATGTACAGCACCGCCACCGGCAGATCGGTGAGCTGCAGCGGGGTGGTGACGCCGAAGACCGACACCTGCGGCCCGAGCGGGATCACCGCGAACGCCATGAAGGCGGGCACCACCGAGATGACCGGCGCCAAGATGTAGATCGGCTTGTCCACGATCGCCGGGACGATGTCCTCCTTGAGGGCCATCTTCACGCCGTCGGCGATGCTCTGCAGGGAGCCGAACGGCCCGGTCCGGTTCGGGCCGATCCGCATCTGCATGCGCGCCACGATCTTTCGTTCCGCGAGCACGGCGATCAGCGGAATCAGCATCAGATAGATGAAGACGGCCACGGCTTTGGCGATCACGAGCCACAGCGGGTCGTGTCCGAAGCCCGCGGGAGTGTACGGATCCGAGGCCGCGGCGTGCGCCACCGCGGACGAAGCGACGAGTGTGGCGAGATCACTCATGACGGTGCTCCTTCATCCTCTCGTCGGCGTGCCGCAGATGCACGATCGCGCCGGGCTGGACGGCGAGCTGCTCGGCGATGGAGCAGCCGGGCGAGTGCTGCGGCAGCCACACCACCCGATCGGGGAGGTCGCTGATCATCAGCGGGAGCGTGACCGCGCCGCGGCCGGTGGCGACGGTGACCGGATCGTCGGGTTGCGCGCCGAGTTCGGCGGCGGTGGCGGCCGACAGGCGTACTACCGGGGGCCGGGCGATGCCGGCGAGATTCGGTTCGCCGTCCTGCATGCGTCCCTCGTCCAGCAGCATCCGCCAACTGGCGAGCACCGCGGTGCCGGGTTGGGGCTGCGGCAGCGGATGCGGCGGGTGGGTGGGCGCGGAGACGGGCGCGCCGTCCCACGCGCCGAGTTCGGCGAGTTCGGCGCGGGCGGACTCGATGTCGGGCAAGCCCAGGCGCACCGACATCTCCTCGGCGATGGCGTGCAGCACCCGCTGATCCGACAGCGGCGCGCTCTGGCGGCGCACCATGTCGTCGCCGAGCGCGGCGGCGAACGGGCGCGGCCTGCCCTCCCAGGTGCGGAAGGTTCCGGCCTTCTCCATGGCCGCGGCCACCGGGAACACCACGTCGGCGCGTTCGGTGACCGGACTGCGGCGCAGTTCCAGGCTCACCACGAACCTGGCCGCGTCGATGGCGGCCAGCGCGGCGGCCGGGTCGGGCAGGTCGGCGACGTCGACGCCGCCGATGACGAGAGCACCGAGACCGGACGCGGCCTCCAGGATGGCCGTCGTGTCCCGGCCCGCGCCGACGGGCAGCTCGGGCACGTTCCAGACCGCCCGGACCTGTTGGCGGGCACGCGGATCGGCGACCGGCCGTCCGCCGGGCAGCAGGCCGGGCAGCGCGCCCGCTTCGACCGCGCCGCGTTCGCCGGCCCGGCGCGGCACCCACGCGAGGGCTGCTCCGGTTTCCTCGGCCAGGCGCACGGCGGCCGACAGCGCACCCGCGACGCCGGCCGTCCGCTCACCGACCATGATCACCGCGCCGGGTTCGCGCAGCAGCCGGGCCAGATCGGCCAGCTGGGCGGGATCCGCTCCGGGGGTGGTGATCTCGCCGGTGCGGATGGCGTCGAGCAGATGCGGTTCGGCGCCCGGCACGGTGCGCATCAGCCGTCCGGACATGCGGTCGAGTCCGCGTGAGGAGTACGGCGCGAGCGAGTAGATCGGCAGCCGGTGCTTGCGTGCGGCCTTGCGCAGCCGCAGGTAGACGATCGGCGACTCTTCTTCGGGTTCGAATCCGACGAGCAGGACGACCGGCGCGGCCTCCATGCTGTCGTAGGTCACCGTGCCGTCCTGGCCGGCGACGCGGGCGGCGAGGAAATCGGCCTCCTCCGCCGAATGCGCGCGGGCGCGGAAGTCGATGTCGTTGGTGCCGAGGGCGACTCGGGCGAATTTGGCGTAGGCGTAGGCGTCCTCCTCGGTGACCCGGCCGCCGACCAGCACGCCCGCGTTGCCGAACGACGCGGCCAGTCCCTCCGCGGCCGCGGCCAGCGCCTCCGACCAGGAGGCGGGGGCCAGCTCGCCGTCCCACCCGCGCACCAGGGGCGTGGTGAGCCGGTCGGGTTCGCTGGCGTAGGTGAACGCCCACCGGCCCTTGTCGCAGTTCCACTCTTCGTTGACCTGCGGGTCGTCCCCGGCCAGCCGGCGCAGGACCTTGCCGCGCCGGTGATCGGTGCGCTGTGCGCAGCCGGAGGCGCAGTGCTCGCAGACGTTCGGGCTGGAAACCAGGTCGAACGGACGCGCGCGGAACCGGTAGGCGGTGCCGGTGAGCGCGCCGACCGGGCAGATCTGCACGGTGTTGCCGGAGAAGTAGGAATCCAGCGGCTCGGCCTGCGCGGTGCCGACCTGTTGCAGCGCACCGCGATCCATCAGTTCGATGAACGGATCGCCCGCGATCTGCTGGGAGAACCGGGTGCAGCGGGCGCAGAGCACGCAGCGTTCCCGGTCCAGCAGCACGGCCGTGGACAGCGGAATCGGTTTGGGATAGGTGCGTTTGCGTCCGTCGAACCGGGATTCGGCGCGGCCGGTGGACATCGCCTGGTTCTGCAGCGGGCACTCGCCGCCCTTGTCGCACACCGGGCAGTCGAGCGGATGGTTGATCAGCAGCAGTTCCATCACGCCCTCCTGCGCCTTGTCGGCGGCGGGCGAGGTGAGCTGGGTGCGGACCACCATGCCGTCGGTGACGGCCATGGTGCAGGAGGCGACGGGCTTGCGCTGTCCCTCGACCTCCACCAGGCATTGGCGGCAGGCGCCGACCGGGTCGAGCAGCGGATGGTCGCAGAAGCGGGGTACCTGGATGCCGATCAGTTCGGCGGCACGGATCAGCAGCGTGCCGGGCGGCACGCTGACCTCCGTGTCATCGATGGTCAGCGTCACCAGGTCGGCGGGAGCGGGTCCGCCCGTGTGGTTCCGCACGACGGCGGGCCCACCCGTCGTCCGGCCGCCACCTCGGATCGAGTCGCTGCGCGATACCGGTTTCATCGGACCTCTCCTCCTGACTCGGCCCATGCGGTGGAGCGCGCCGGGTCGAATGGGCATCCGCCGAGCCGCAGGTGCTCGGCGTATTCCTCGCGGAAGTACTTCAGCGAGGAGATGATCGGACTGGCCGCGCCGTCGCCGAGGGCGCAGAACGACTTGCCGTTGATGGTGTCGCTGATGTCGAGCAGTTTGTCCAGGTCGGACGCAACGCCGGTGCCCGCTTCGATCCGTTCCAGCAGCTGCACCAGCCAGTAGGTGCCCTCCCGGCACGGGGTGCACTTGCCGCAGGACTCGTGGGCGTAGAACTGGGTCCAGCGCAGCACGGCCCGCACCACGCAGGTGGTGTCGTCGAAGATCTGCAACGCCTTGGTGCCGAGCATGGATCCCGCGCCCGAGACGCCTTCGTAGTCGAGCGGCACGTCGAGGTGTTCTTCGGTGAACAGCGGCGTGGAGGAGCCGCCCGGCGTCCAGAACTTCACCCGGTGCCCGGCGCGCACGCCGCCCGCGTAGCCGAGCAGCTCGCGCAGCGTGACGCCCAGCGGCGCCTCGTACTGTCCCGGCCGGGTCACGTGACCGGACAGCGAGTAGAGGGTGAATCCGGGTGACCTCTCACTGCCCATCGAGCGGAACCAGGCGATGCCGTTGCGGATGATCGGCGGCACGCTGGCGATCGATTCCACGTTGTTCACCACGGTCGGGCAGGCATACAGACCGGCGACGGCGGGGAACGGCGGACGCAGGCGCGGCTGGCCGCGGCGGCCTTCCAGCGAGTCCAGCAGCGCCGTCTCCTCACCGCAGATGTAGGCGCCCGCGCCCGCGTGCACGATCAGCTCGAGGTCGTAGCCGGAGCCGAGGATGTCATGACCGAGGAAGCCCGCCGCGTAGGCCTGGGCCACCGCGGCGTGCAGCCGCCGCAGCACCGGAACCACCTCGCCGCGCACGTAGATGAACGCGTGCGCCGCGCGAATGGCGTAGGCGGCGATGATGACGCCTTCGATCAGCGCGTGCGGCGCGGCGAGCATCAGCGGAATGTCCTTGCAGGTGCCTGGTTCCGACTCGTCGGCGTTCACCACCAGGTAGTGCGGTTTGGTGACGCCGTCGGGTCCGGGGCCCTGCGGGATGAAGCTCCACTTCATGCCGGTGGGGAAGCCTGCGCCGCCGCGGCCGCGCAGGCCCGCGTCCTTGACGGTCTGGATGATCTGGTCGGGTTCCATCCGCAGGGCGGTGCGCAGCGCCTGGTAGCCGTCGTGCCGCAGGTAGGTGTCCATCGTCCAGGACTGCGGATCATCCCAGTAGGTGCTCAGCACCGGAGTGAGCGTCATCGCGGGCCCTCCGGATCCTCGTGCGGCGCAGGGGCTCGCATGCCCTGTTCGCGGGCGACGCGCAGACCGGCGAGCGTCGCGTCACCGGCGGCGCCGTCGAGCACGCCGGGACGCTCGTCGGGGAAGCCGG
Above is a genomic segment from Nocardia sputorum containing:
- the nuoN gene encoding NADH-quinone oxidoreductase subunit NuoN yields the protein MNVPASATTLAASVPAPSIEYGALSPMLIVFGAAVLGVLAEAFVARRYRYATHLVLSVAGLAAALIAVVALAGTETAAVAGAVAIDGVTLFLQGTILVVSILGVLFIAERGAEPRTQARSGPGTWSRAAAVRERGVDAFTPQASAVPGSAAEAAALRAGVATTEVFPLTLLAVGGLLLFPASNDLLTMFVALEVLSLPLYLLCGLARRKRLLSQEAALKYFLLGAFSSAFFLYGVALLYGQAGTVRLGGIADAIAQHPDNATLAVLGIAMLAVGLLFKIGAVPFQSWVPDVYQGAPTAITAFMAAATKIAAVGALVRVLQVAVPGLRDDWRPILAAVAIATMAVGAVMAITQTDVKRMLAYSSVAHAGFLLTGPVAANDRGVAAVLFYLAAYGIGTLGAFAVVSLVREPDGDEATGLPRWAGLGRRSPWLATVFALFLLSFAGLPLTSGFVSKFAVFEAAASGGAAPLVVIGVICSAVAAFFYLRVIVLMFFTDPPADAPVLVSPPVTTTIVAITAAVTFALGVFPQPLLDLAGQAATFVR
- a CDS encoding NADH-quinone oxidoreductase subunit M → MNEFPWLTTLWLAPVVGAAIVLVLPAAQRTLARAVALGFSVLVLGIGIGLAVRFDTAGGQYQFVESHQWIPAFGAGYTLGLDGIALVLVLLTAALVPLLILAGWHDEREVGSGKRVAHTYVALTLLVEAMVLVSFVALDILLFYVFFEAMLIPMYFLIGGFGPRTGDALLRRQRSRAAVKFLLYNLFGGLIMLAAVIGLYVLTAREGLGEGSAGTFDFRTVVAAANTGQLGAGPAVLNALFLGFMFAFAVKAPLWPLHTWLPDAAVAATPSSAVLMMAVVDKVGTFGMLRYCLLLFPGASDTYAPLVITLAVIGIVYGALLAIGQTDVMRLIAYTSISHFGFIILGVFAMTSQGQTGATLYMVNHGISTAALFLVAGFLVSRRGTRLIAEYGGVQKVAPVLAGTFFIAGLATLSLPGLAPFVSEFLVLIGTFTRYQFAAVVAASALVLAALYILWLYQQMMTGPVKKGNERIYDLAPREVAVVVPLIVALLFLGIYPKVLTDFINPAVSQTLTTIGRNDPAPSTPPLPEAGSAHQSGGAHK
- a CDS encoding DUF6879 family protein, yielding MLHVVGDRCFEPLFRAARFRAFHLEVRDHYVMEDEQEALRRFDAGVAYEREEQPESWKAWDALMVESATRGVTLERLRVVTVPHTGYTRWLVSATDDNIATGETVRWLPRHLIDPLDLPSDDYWLFDTNLLAFNTFAENGAFMGLSITTDPALIARYLQVRERLWPKGIDHQRYSESEHVPE
- a CDS encoding helix-turn-helix domain-containing protein is translated as MSDAREVLGARLRELRRAAHLTGLELAARCGWHSSKVSRIEGGKQTPSEADLAAWCEACGNTAVLDDLVANARNLQSMYLEWQRTVASGHARRQRQSIDLEAQTTQIRWYAPDTLPGLLQTEGYARAILTACIAVTGGRDDLEDAVAARMARKQVLFRAKHRFHFVVNQAALWRTVGDAATMAEQLAHLLAVMANPRVRLGIIPICADYRAPATNFVIYDRAQVLTETVSAELTITRPSEIALHERTFAILADQAEYGDRARALIAKALERRRGS